A single genomic interval of Thermoanaerobacter uzonensis DSM 18761 harbors:
- a CDS encoding metal-sensitive transcriptional regulator yields MYQESKEDLLRRLRKIEGQVKGIQKMIENDAHCVDVLVQVAAVRSAINSVGKILLKSYTTSCVKGAICTEKQDDMIEELVETFIKFMK; encoded by the coding sequence ATGTACCAAGAAAGCAAAGAAGATTTATTGAGAAGATTAAGAAAAATTGAAGGACAAGTAAAAGGCATACAAAAAATGATTGAAAATGACGCCCATTGTGTAGATGTACTGGTACAAGTAGCTGCTGTTAGGTCTGCGATAAATAGCGTTGGTAAAATTCTTCTTAAAAGCTATACTACCAGCTGTGTAAAGGGAGCGATCTGTACTGAAAAGCAGGATGATATGATAGAGGAATTAGTTGAAACATTTATAAAATTTATGAAATGA
- a CDS encoding tRNA threonylcarbamoyladenosine dehydratase, with the protein MGFFYGGKSVDIFSRTELLIGKEGLLKLKNSTVAVFGIGGVGSFAVEALVRAGIGKLVLIDGDDVCVTNVNRQIHATTRTIGKPKVDVMKERILEINPQAQVFAFKEFYSSDNSDKLLSKEYDYVIDAIDRVSSKVDLIVKCTLLGIPIISSMGAGNKLDPTKFEVADIYQTSVCPLAKVIRRELKKRGIKSLKVVYSKEEPIKNFYENEKRKMSKPVPGSISFVPSAVGLILAAEVVKDLLKK; encoded by the coding sequence GGAGGGAAAAGTGTGGACATTTTTTCACGCACAGAGCTTTTAATAGGAAAAGAAGGACTTTTAAAACTTAAAAACAGTACCGTTGCTGTTTTTGGAATAGGAGGAGTAGGTTCTTTTGCTGTTGAAGCTTTAGTAAGAGCAGGAATTGGAAAATTGGTTTTAATAGATGGAGACGATGTATGTGTTACAAATGTAAACAGGCAAATACATGCTACCACTCGTACGATAGGTAAACCTAAAGTTGATGTAATGAAAGAAAGGATATTAGAGATAAATCCACAAGCCCAGGTTTTTGCTTTCAAAGAATTTTACTCCAGCGACAATAGTGATAAACTATTATCAAAAGAATACGATTATGTAATTGATGCAATTGACAGAGTATCTTCAAAAGTGGATTTAATAGTGAAATGCACTTTATTGGGTATACCTATAATTAGCAGTATGGGAGCAGGAAATAAATTAGATCCTACAAAATTTGAAGTGGCAGATATTTATCAAACAAGTGTATGTCCTTTAGCAAAAGTAATAAGAAGAGAACTTAAGAAAAGAGGTATTAAATCTTTAAAAGTGGTGTATTCTAAAGAAGAGCCTATAAAAAATTTTTATGAAAATGAAAAGAGAAAAATGTCGAAACCAGTACCTGGCAGTATTTCTTTTGTGCCTTCTGCTGTCGGCCTCATACTTGCTGCAGAGGTAGTTAAGGATTTATTAAAAAAATAA